From the genome of Gemmatimonas phototrophica, one region includes:
- a CDS encoding Ig-like domain-containing protein, whose amino-acid sequence MIPRLLRASLAMALLLAVFGCADRPSGPQLPPPRLASLVVVPASLNLAAGLQSPLRVEARDLAGTSVTDAALTWRSDAPAVAAVDTAGVVRAIAPGVARITANAVGVSGPLSALVTVTVTADAAGITAWRPARSGVSDVTFLGVWDDGAGTTYAVGQNGGLLRSRQDGPWEVVPLGTTETLVGVWGSSPTDIWLVGGAGLILRGDGTTFSRVNSGTSFTLLEVWGLAADDVYFAGDRGTILHWNGVAIESMASGVTDELWGIWGANSTTVFMAGNNGTILRFNGSTWTRQAVPEAAPFFDIWGTSAGNVFAVGVQGTIVRFDGVQWQRMTTPGAANLFALRGRAFNDVYAVGNNGATYHFDGNSWSALSIGIGSNLRAITLRGDGTLRLAGWYGTVITLRGAGAGIVSTVNISDPPLLSVYGAPQGPMFAVGFGGSVFRRSGTAWITERVPSANDLYGISGNSATDIIAVGDTGSILRYNGTTWRVDDSPTRLVLRSSWSSGGQHLIVGERGTILRSNGAGWTPQQSGTQRFLRAAWGTDPGNVFVVGDSGTVLRFDGGRWQPMVAPTQSRLRAIWGTSTTDVFAVGDSGTAIRFDGVSWQPLPKPTTRDLRALWGRGPTEVYAVGDSGTVVRFNGVSWQPVTAPWRSIVYALFGLPGTGAVAAVGEAGKIYESTDPAR is encoded by the coding sequence ATGATACCGCGTCTGCTCCGCGCATCGCTGGCAATGGCTTTGCTGCTTGCTGTGTTTGGCTGCGCCGACCGGCCATCCGGGCCACAACTTCCCCCGCCTCGCCTCGCCTCGCTGGTGGTAGTCCCGGCGTCGCTCAATCTGGCGGCCGGGCTCCAGAGTCCCCTGCGCGTCGAGGCGCGTGACCTCGCCGGCACCAGCGTGACCGATGCCGCCCTGACGTGGCGCAGCGACGCTCCGGCGGTCGCGGCTGTTGACACCGCGGGCGTGGTACGCGCCATCGCGCCGGGTGTGGCGCGCATCACGGCGAACGCCGTGGGCGTGTCCGGGCCACTGTCGGCATTGGTCACGGTGACCGTGACGGCTGACGCCGCCGGCATTACCGCGTGGCGTCCCGCGCGCAGTGGCGTGTCCGACGTGACGTTTCTCGGCGTATGGGACGACGGAGCTGGTACCACCTACGCGGTCGGGCAGAACGGTGGGCTGCTGCGTTCGCGTCAGGACGGGCCATGGGAAGTGGTTCCGCTGGGGACGACCGAAACACTGGTGGGCGTATGGGGCAGTTCCCCCACTGACATCTGGCTGGTCGGCGGCGCCGGGCTGATTCTCCGCGGCGATGGGACCACCTTTTCGCGGGTGAACAGCGGCACTTCGTTCACCCTGCTGGAGGTCTGGGGACTGGCGGCGGACGACGTCTACTTCGCCGGCGACCGTGGCACCATTCTGCATTGGAACGGCGTGGCTATCGAATCCATGGCCAGTGGCGTGACCGATGAACTGTGGGGCATCTGGGGCGCCAACAGCACCACCGTCTTCATGGCGGGGAACAACGGGACCATCCTGCGCTTCAACGGCAGCACGTGGACCAGACAGGCGGTGCCGGAGGCGGCCCCGTTTTTTGACATCTGGGGCACCAGTGCCGGCAACGTGTTCGCCGTCGGTGTGCAAGGCACCATTGTGCGATTTGACGGCGTGCAGTGGCAGCGGATGACCACACCGGGCGCCGCCAATCTGTTCGCGTTGCGCGGGCGGGCGTTTAACGATGTGTACGCGGTGGGCAACAACGGAGCGACGTATCACTTCGACGGGAACAGCTGGAGTGCGCTCTCGATCGGCATCGGCTCCAACCTGCGCGCGATTACGCTGCGCGGAGACGGGACACTGCGGCTGGCGGGATGGTATGGCACCGTCATCACGCTGCGCGGTGCCGGCGCCGGCATCGTATCCACGGTCAACATCAGTGACCCGCCTCTGCTCTCGGTGTACGGCGCCCCACAGGGCCCCATGTTCGCCGTGGGCTTCGGGGGGTCGGTGTTCCGCCGCAGCGGCACGGCGTGGATCACCGAGCGCGTCCCGTCGGCCAACGACCTCTATGGCATCAGCGGCAACAGTGCGACCGACATCATCGCCGTCGGCGATACGGGCAGCATCCTTCGCTACAACGGCACCACGTGGCGTGTGGACGACTCGCCGACCCGCCTGGTGCTGCGCAGCAGTTGGAGCAGTGGCGGTCAGCACCTCATTGTCGGCGAACGCGGCACCATTCTGCGATCGAACGGCGCCGGCTGGACGCCACAGCAAAGTGGCACGCAGCGATTCCTGCGAGCGGCCTGGGGCACGGACCCGGGAAACGTCTTTGTCGTGGGAGATTCAGGCACCGTCCTGCGCTTCGACGGTGGCCGGTGGCAACCCATGGTGGCGCCCACACAGAGTCGGTTACGTGCCATTTGGGGCACCAGTACCACGGATGTCTTTGCCGTTGGTGATTCCGGTACGGCGATCCGCTTTGATGGCGTGTCATGGCAACCACTGCCCAAACCGACGACGCGTGACTTGCGGGCCCTCTGGGGACGTGGCCCGACCGAGGTGTACGCCGTGGGGGACAGCGGAACTGTGGTACGCTTCAACGGCGTCAGCTGGCAGCCGGTGACCGCACCATGGCGGAGCATCGTGTACGCCCTGTTCGGCCTCCCAGGAACCGGGGCCGTGGCCGCGGTCGGAGAGGCCGGCAAGATTTACGAGTCGACCGATCCCGCTCGGTAG
- a CDS encoding TolB family protein, which produces MRLSLVLVATVVLAPLPVVAQPGIPRTSPPAPSSEVFLVPLIGHGSTLAAGAPRNVTNRNGYDNQPAFSGDGRSVYYTSTRDDAQADIYRFDIAGSSTSRITRTAPESEYSAAVSRDGKALHVIRVEADSTQRIWTVPLDGTPGHAVFPDTRPVGYFAQPNDSAWVMFVLGTPVTMHLGYHGRGRTEVVGRNIGRSLHRIPGTSRASVVQKGSAPWQVMEFDPDRKTFTALVSLPAGSEDVAWADGNTLLVGSGGKLLRWTRGSSGWKEIADYTGAGLKNITRLAVSPTGDMLAMVADVPRQLP; this is translated from the coding sequence ATGCGCCTCTCGCTCGTTCTGGTCGCGACGGTTGTTCTCGCCCCCCTCCCTGTTGTCGCACAGCCGGGCATTCCGCGCACCTCGCCGCCTGCGCCCTCGTCGGAGGTGTTTCTGGTTCCCCTGATCGGACACGGCAGCACTCTTGCCGCCGGCGCGCCGCGCAACGTGACGAATCGCAACGGCTACGACAACCAGCCAGCGTTCTCCGGCGATGGGCGCAGCGTGTACTACACCTCCACCCGCGACGATGCCCAGGCCGATATCTATCGCTTTGACATTGCCGGCAGCAGCACATCGCGCATAACGCGCACCGCCCCCGAAAGCGAATATTCAGCCGCCGTCTCACGCGACGGAAAGGCGCTGCACGTCATTCGGGTGGAAGCCGATTCCACGCAGCGGATCTGGACCGTGCCATTGGATGGGACACCTGGCCACGCGGTGTTTCCCGACACCAGGCCGGTGGGCTACTTCGCACAGCCCAACGACAGTGCCTGGGTCATGTTCGTGCTGGGGACCCCGGTCACCATGCATCTGGGCTACCACGGGCGCGGCCGCACCGAAGTGGTAGGGCGCAACATCGGGCGCTCCCTGCATCGCATTCCCGGCACCAGCAGGGCCAGCGTGGTGCAGAAGGGCAGTGCCCCCTGGCAGGTCATGGAGTTCGACCCCGACCGCAAAACGTTCACCGCGCTGGTCTCGCTCCCCGCTGGAAGTGAAGACGTGGCGTGGGCAGACGGCAATACGCTGCTCGTCGGCAGCGGCGGCAAATTGCTCCGTTGGACGCGCGGGAGCAGTGGCTGGAAGGAGATCGCCGACTATACCGGCGCCGGGCTGAAAAACATCACGCGACTGGCGGTCAGCCCGACGGGGGACATGCTGGCAATGGTCGCGGACGTACCGCGGCAACTGCCGTAA
- a CDS encoding DUF1501 domain-containing protein, protein MSDDTIDTGCQEYQTLARRDFLTMAGGVGLAAFVPTWLPQVVMAQSSNSSRDIVVSVFLSGGTDGMSMVVPYGDPDYYTGRPTIAIARPDAAAGTANRATNLDGFFGFSPGMAPLYPAYQAGDLLVAHATGSVDNSRSHFDAQRYIEVGKPRDVNVAGGWLGRHLATSAPLRSDAPLRAIGFTAGLPKTLELGPKALPIPNPTNFTIGGNVATATARTQWLAQNYSQAVNPVSANALDSTNTIALLQSINITGYRPANGAVYPTSGFGNVLRSTAALIKADVGVEAIHAFKGGWDTHSNQGNVPGMDGQGMHNNMLDLANALAAFHADVVQGTTTYGVTVVVISEFGRNARENGDRGTDHGRGNVAFTMGRKINGGRVLTNGWPGLAREVLESGQDLRVTLDHRDILAEIVQNRLGNPNLGVIFPDYTPRFRGVTKP, encoded by the coding sequence ATGAGCGACGATACGATCGACACCGGATGTCAGGAATACCAGACGCTGGCCCGCCGCGACTTCCTCACCATGGCCGGCGGTGTCGGATTGGCCGCGTTCGTGCCAACCTGGCTGCCGCAGGTGGTCATGGCGCAGTCGTCGAATTCGTCACGCGATATTGTGGTGTCGGTCTTCCTGAGTGGTGGAACCGATGGCATGTCCATGGTCGTGCCCTACGGCGATCCGGATTACTACACCGGGCGCCCGACGATCGCGATTGCGCGCCCCGATGCGGCGGCCGGCACCGCGAATCGCGCCACCAATCTCGACGGATTTTTCGGCTTCTCGCCGGGCATGGCCCCGCTATATCCGGCGTATCAGGCAGGAGACCTGCTGGTTGCGCATGCGACGGGCTCGGTGGACAACTCGCGCTCGCATTTCGATGCGCAGCGGTACATCGAGGTCGGCAAACCGCGGGACGTGAATGTGGCCGGTGGCTGGCTGGGTCGGCATCTGGCCACCAGCGCGCCATTGCGCAGTGATGCGCCGCTGCGGGCTATTGGCTTTACCGCAGGGTTGCCCAAGACGTTGGAGTTGGGTCCGAAAGCATTGCCCATTCCCAACCCCACCAACTTCACGATCGGCGGAAATGTCGCCACGGCAACGGCCCGTACGCAGTGGTTGGCGCAGAACTACAGCCAGGCGGTCAATCCGGTCTCGGCCAACGCGCTCGATTCCACCAACACCATTGCGCTGCTGCAAAGCATCAACATCACCGGCTATCGTCCGGCCAATGGCGCGGTGTACCCCACTTCCGGCTTTGGCAATGTACTGCGCTCGACGGCGGCGCTGATCAAGGCCGATGTGGGCGTCGAGGCGATTCACGCCTTCAAGGGTGGGTGGGATACCCACTCCAACCAGGGCAACGTGCCGGGCATGGATGGTCAGGGCATGCACAACAACATGCTCGATCTGGCCAACGCGCTGGCAGCCTTTCATGCTGATGTCGTGCAGGGTACGACAACGTACGGCGTCACGGTGGTGGTGATTTCGGAGTTTGGCCGCAACGCGCGCGAGAACGGCGACCGTGGCACCGATCATGGCCGTGGCAATGTGGCGTTCACCATGGGGCGCAAGATCAATGGCGGCCGTGTGCTCACCAACGGCTGGCCGGGCTTGGCCCGCGAAGTTCTCGAATCCGGTCAGGATTTGCGCGTCACGTTGGACCATCGTGACATTCTCGCCGAAATCGTGCAAAACCGACTCGGCAACCCGAACCTTGGCGTGATCTTCCCGGATTATACGCCAAGATTCAGAGGGGTTACCAAACCGTAA
- a CDS encoding DUF1800 domain-containing protein translates to MINPTELEQGGTESDIATVPEAAPSRRRFFAMGTSAVAALAAAQAVSAQPPRAGGGRGAPLPAGTTPGADVSLGWRDPVLRLVRRLTMGLSPDEVARARQLGFSGYLEYQLNPAAIDDSVVDTLLATRLPMLAMTGAALRTQDRTEVMNQLADAAWYRALFSRKQLYERMVEFWTDHFSIDIEVGNVGFNKLLDDRDVIRRHAMGNFRDLLKASAQSAAMLNYLNQNSSRTPTPNQNYAREIMELHTLGVDGGYTQTDVAELSRILTGWSTNTDGTFLWRRTYHDRNAKTFLGQLFPGMASTATDVEMKGEGDRAIDMLLAHPSTARFVSTKMARWLLSYEPPASVIDATAATFTRTGGDIRAMIRTIVTSKNLMAAPAKYKRPFHLAISAMRALGATPATVPNVRNARRNNEGLGMPLFRWDQPDGFPDSIAWWSGLVLSRWTHMQYLSAQTSTTTYRSDSMLFRAPDNADGVVQQITTRLFAGEMPTALRASLLSYLRGGTYNDARVRETLSLAMSANEFQWY, encoded by the coding sequence ATGATCAACCCTACCGAGCTCGAGCAGGGCGGCACCGAGAGCGACATCGCGACCGTGCCGGAGGCGGCTCCCAGCCGTCGGCGGTTTTTTGCCATGGGGACGAGTGCCGTTGCCGCCCTGGCGGCAGCGCAGGCCGTCTCGGCGCAGCCTCCGCGGGCGGGCGGCGGACGAGGGGCGCCGTTGCCGGCGGGCACCACACCTGGTGCCGATGTTTCGCTCGGGTGGCGCGACCCGGTGTTGCGCCTGGTCCGACGGCTCACGATGGGGCTGTCGCCGGACGAAGTGGCTCGGGCCCGCCAGTTGGGCTTCAGCGGGTATCTCGAGTATCAGCTCAACCCGGCGGCCATTGACGACAGTGTTGTGGACACGCTGCTGGCCACGCGGCTCCCCATGCTGGCGATGACCGGCGCGGCGCTGCGCACGCAGGACCGCACGGAGGTCATGAACCAGTTGGCGGACGCCGCGTGGTATCGGGCGTTGTTCTCGCGCAAGCAGTTGTATGAGCGCATGGTGGAGTTCTGGACGGACCATTTCAGCATTGACATTGAAGTGGGGAACGTGGGCTTCAACAAGCTGCTCGATGATCGCGACGTGATTCGCCGTCATGCGATGGGCAATTTCCGTGATCTGCTGAAGGCGTCGGCGCAGAGCGCGGCCATGTTGAATTACCTCAACCAGAACTCCAGTCGCACGCCCACGCCCAATCAGAATTATGCGCGTGAGATCATGGAGCTCCACACGCTGGGGGTCGATGGTGGATATACCCAGACCGATGTGGCCGAACTCTCGCGCATCCTGACGGGATGGAGCACCAACACCGACGGCACGTTTCTGTGGCGCCGGACGTATCACGACCGGAACGCCAAGACGTTCCTCGGGCAGTTGTTCCCGGGCATGGCCTCCACGGCCACCGATGTTGAGATGAAGGGGGAGGGCGATCGTGCCATCGACATGCTGCTGGCACATCCCAGCACGGCGCGTTTCGTGAGCACCAAGATGGCGCGGTGGCTGCTGTCGTATGAGCCACCGGCGAGTGTGATTGACGCGACGGCCGCGACCTTCACGCGGACGGGCGGTGACATCCGGGCCATGATCCGCACGATCGTGACCAGCAAGAACCTCATGGCGGCACCGGCCAAGTACAAGCGTCCTTTTCATCTGGCCATTTCCGCCATGCGCGCGCTGGGGGCGACGCCGGCCACGGTCCCCAACGTGCGCAACGCCCGACGCAACAACGAGGGGTTGGGAATGCCGCTGTTCCGGTGGGATCAGCCCGACGGCTTCCCTGATTCCATCGCGTGGTGGAGCGGGCTCGTGCTCTCCCGCTGGACGCACATGCAGTACCTGTCGGCGCAAACCTCTACCACCACGTACCGCAGCGACTCGATGCTCTTCCGTGCGCCGGACAATGCCGACGGGGTGGTGCAGCAGATTACGACGCGCCTGTTTGCCGGGGAGATGCCGACGGCGTTGCGGGCGTCGCTGTTGAGCTATCTGCGCGGTGGTACGTACAACGATGCGCGTGTCCGTGAAACGCTTTCGTTGGCGATGAGCGCCAACGAATTCCAGTGGTATTGA
- a CDS encoding type II secretion system F family protein yields MTWSYVAADASGRELRGELRAETAAGALAQLRQQSLWVIELHPDSAPAVSAGTGAISGWWQRAAITWARWSGQDEESLASITRVVSTLLAAGVPAERALDFAAQPDDLGGRAGAMEQQWREVFGQVQRSVRDGRSMADAMAGAGALPSFFAPAVAAAEATGALALTFRRLAEALERRGQVAARVRSALVYPAVLGLSSIVGTLVILLVVVPRFATLLGDTGQSLPLSTQGLMLMSAALARGGWVLFPLLAVGAALWQRSLRDPSRRAAWHARRLRWPLVGAFERQRDVARYLGTLALALDAGVSLLRAMELARATVGNVAYAAQLAPAEERVRNGESVVEALGSDIPPLARQLLQAGEAGGALASLAARAAEAADEAAERQLGRAVTLIEPVMILGFGGVVAFVALALLQAIYGLNANPL; encoded by the coding sequence GTGACCTGGTCGTACGTGGCAGCCGATGCATCCGGCCGTGAACTGCGGGGGGAGCTGCGCGCCGAGACGGCCGCAGGAGCGCTGGCACAGCTGCGCCAGCAGTCGCTGTGGGTCATTGAGTTGCACCCCGACAGTGCGCCTGCCGTGTCGGCCGGCACCGGGGCCATCTCCGGATGGTGGCAACGCGCGGCAATAACGTGGGCGCGCTGGTCCGGTCAGGACGAGGAGTCGCTGGCCAGTATCACCCGAGTGGTGTCCACGTTGCTGGCCGCCGGTGTACCGGCCGAACGCGCCCTCGACTTTGCCGCTCAGCCGGACGACCTGGGTGGTCGCGCCGGCGCCATGGAGCAGCAGTGGCGCGAGGTGTTTGGTCAAGTCCAGCGATCCGTGCGCGATGGACGCTCCATGGCCGACGCCATGGCCGGTGCCGGCGCATTGCCCTCGTTCTTTGCCCCTGCGGTGGCCGCCGCCGAAGCCACCGGCGCACTGGCACTGACGTTCCGGCGACTCGCCGAAGCGCTGGAGCGGCGCGGACAGGTCGCCGCGCGTGTTCGCAGTGCGCTGGTGTATCCGGCGGTGCTCGGCCTCTCGTCGATTGTCGGGACGCTGGTGATTCTGCTCGTGGTGGTGCCGCGATTCGCCACCTTGCTCGGTGATACGGGACAGAGCCTGCCGTTGTCCACGCAGGGATTGATGCTGATGAGTGCCGCCCTCGCCCGCGGCGGCTGGGTGCTCTTTCCGCTGCTGGCGGTTGGCGCGGCGCTGTGGCAGCGCAGCCTTCGCGATCCGAGCCGGCGGGCGGCTTGGCATGCGCGTCGCCTGCGCTGGCCACTGGTTGGTGCCTTTGAGCGCCAGCGGGATGTGGCGCGCTATCTGGGGACGCTGGCGCTGGCGCTCGACGCCGGCGTGTCATTGCTGCGCGCCATGGAATTGGCCCGGGCTACGGTGGGGAACGTCGCGTATGCCGCGCAATTGGCGCCGGCCGAAGAGCGGGTGCGAAACGGCGAGTCGGTGGTGGAGGCCTTGGGGAGCGATATCCCGCCGCTGGCCCGTCAGCTCCTGCAGGCCGGCGAGGCTGGCGGAGCGCTGGCATCGCTGGCCGCCCGGGCCGCCGAGGCGGCGGACGAGGCGGCCGAACGCCAACTGGGGCGTGCGGTGACGCTGATTGAGCCGGTGATGATTCTGGGCTTTGGCGGGGTCGTCGCGTTTGTGGCGCTCGCGCTGCTGCAGGCCATTTATGGTCTTAACGCCAACCCGTTGTGA
- a CDS encoding GspE/PulE family protein: protein MTDARDLRAAAAEPLARRFPARWLEEQAVLPLSLDGTVARVAADGMPPLHVLDALERTLGASVEIVPAGAGDIRAALVAIPRDTPAATAETLAGDVVESLDSLKALANREPVVQVVNAMLAEALRAGASDIHVETRADGVRIRMRLDGVLRDVQQLGQEFRAAVVSRIKVLAGLDIAERRLPQDGRARVRVGQREMDIRISTLPALHGESIVLRLLDGGEEQAATSTPLLLDALGMADATREALRALLHRSSGLVLVTGPTGSGKTTTLYAALRERSAPGVKVVTVEDPVEYRLDDVVQLPVNTRAGFGFAEALRAILRHDPDVILVGEMRDAETAEIAVRAALTGHLVLSTVHTTDAIGALARLRDMGVPAYLLTATLQGVVAQRLVRRVCRDCGAWRAVLPEERALLGNGAIPEKVCEGRGCDRCSGTGYRGRLAIVELMTMTDALREQFTRGDSSNAMRQAVRALGVSSLRDDGVRLVREGQTTVAELTRVLNAGDEG, encoded by the coding sequence ATGACGGATGCACGCGACCTCCGCGCGGCTGCTGCTGAGCCACTGGCTCGCCGTTTTCCGGCGCGCTGGCTGGAGGAGCAGGCGGTGTTGCCGCTGTCCCTCGACGGCACAGTCGCACGCGTGGCGGCCGACGGGATGCCGCCCCTGCATGTGCTCGACGCGCTCGAACGCACACTCGGCGCGAGCGTGGAGATCGTGCCGGCAGGAGCCGGTGATATCCGTGCGGCCCTGGTCGCCATCCCGCGCGACACGCCCGCGGCCACCGCGGAGACGCTGGCCGGTGATGTCGTGGAGTCGCTCGACAGCCTCAAGGCGCTGGCCAACCGCGAACCGGTAGTTCAGGTCGTGAATGCCATGCTGGCCGAAGCGCTGCGCGCCGGCGCCAGTGACATCCATGTCGAGACGCGCGCGGATGGGGTGCGCATTCGCATGCGGCTCGATGGGGTTCTGCGCGACGTCCAGCAGTTGGGGCAGGAGTTTCGTGCGGCGGTGGTGTCCCGCATCAAGGTGCTGGCCGGTCTCGATATTGCGGAGCGCCGACTGCCGCAGGATGGGCGGGCCCGCGTGCGTGTCGGACAGCGCGAAATGGATATTCGCATTTCCACGCTGCCGGCTCTGCACGGCGAGAGCATTGTGCTGCGACTGCTGGATGGCGGTGAAGAACAGGCGGCGACATCCACGCCGCTGTTGCTCGACGCGCTGGGGATGGCCGACGCCACGCGTGAGGCACTTCGCGCCTTGCTGCATCGCAGCAGTGGTCTGGTGCTCGTGACCGGCCCTACCGGCTCGGGAAAAACCACCACGCTGTACGCCGCCCTGCGAGAGCGCAGTGCACCGGGGGTGAAAGTCGTGACCGTGGAAGACCCGGTGGAGTACCGTCTCGATGATGTGGTGCAGCTGCCGGTGAACACGCGGGCCGGCTTTGGCTTCGCGGAAGCGTTGCGCGCCATCCTGCGACACGACCCCGATGTGATTCTCGTGGGTGAGATGCGTGATGCCGAGACGGCGGAAATCGCCGTGCGCGCGGCGCTCACGGGCCATCTCGTGCTGAGCACGGTGCATACCACCGATGCCATTGGGGCGTTGGCCCGTCTGCGCGACATGGGAGTGCCGGCCTATCTGCTCACGGCCACGCTGCAGGGGGTGGTCGCGCAGCGGCTGGTGCGGCGTGTGTGTCGCGACTGTGGTGCGTGGCGCGCAGTCTTGCCGGAGGAGCGCGCACTGCTGGGCAACGGAGCAATCCCGGAAAAGGTGTGCGAAGGGCGCGGGTGCGACCGCTGTTCGGGGACCGGGTATCGCGGACGGCTGGCCATCGTGGAGTTGATGACGATGACGGATGCTTTGCGTGAGCAATTCACGCGCGGCGATTCGTCGAACGCCATGCGGCAGGCGGTGCGCGCCCTCGGGGTGTCCTCACTGCGCGATGATGGCGTGCGTCTCGTTCGGGAGGGGCAGACCACCGTGGCCGAGTTGACCCGGGTGCTCAACGCCGGAGACGAGGGGTGA
- a CDS encoding secretin N-terminal domain-containing protein, which produces MRHCARIGALVLGFSLAVTWGPVHPLGAQVRPTETSKSASLDFANARLADVIRALAQVLGRTVILSDIPDVRVTFATPAAVQTADVERVLESLLEAHGLMLVPSGMVAQVLPTDKAPSAGALRTGFAFPDPPPLGLVTQLVPLQSIRADEGAEALRAVLAKGARVETVARSNALLITDRGSNMARYLELLRTLDASPAGEAGLRTYVVNLKYASAEDLASAIGQLFGVQVANTNIGSLSDRSLTRALDSFRARETETFRTRNAALPQGGAGSAAPVAAGAPRDSAAGLLVGRTTVVANGPTNALVIRTAPPNFPMLRETIDALDIRPAQVLFEVTIAEIALGRGFEFGVDWAAVNRGGDVQGQFGNPEIPDTGSTSALLRLVRLDGTGVRTLLRAIASTSKVQVLSTPEIIAVNNREATILVGSKVPFIASTRLGNDISIDRAVQYQDVGTKLSILPTINDDGYVSVQLLQEVSSLTPQTVSAALSAPIISTREASTRAVLRDGQTVVIAGLIGDTRQVQDQGIPLLMDIPYLGGLFRRQSTTRQRTELAIFVTPYIVRSDTDADAIRERIRKRMEEKSPGALNDTPVKRPPSR; this is translated from the coding sequence ATGCGTCATTGCGCCCGGATCGGGGCGCTGGTGCTGGGTTTCTCGCTGGCCGTCACCTGGGGCCCGGTGCATCCGCTCGGCGCACAAGTCCGGCCCACCGAGACGTCGAAATCAGCATCACTCGATTTTGCCAATGCACGACTGGCCGATGTTATCCGCGCACTCGCACAGGTGCTGGGGCGCACCGTGATCCTCAGCGATATCCCCGATGTGCGCGTGACGTTCGCGACCCCGGCGGCGGTGCAGACCGCCGACGTGGAGCGCGTGCTGGAATCGCTGCTGGAGGCCCACGGGCTGATGCTGGTGCCGAGCGGCATGGTGGCGCAGGTGCTGCCAACCGACAAGGCACCGTCGGCCGGTGCGCTGCGCACCGGCTTTGCCTTTCCCGATCCGCCGCCTCTGGGACTGGTCACGCAGCTGGTGCCGCTGCAAAGCATTCGCGCCGACGAAGGCGCCGAAGCATTGCGCGCGGTACTGGCCAAGGGCGCGCGCGTGGAGACCGTCGCACGCTCCAATGCCCTGCTCATCACCGATCGCGGCAGTAACATGGCGCGGTACCTGGAACTCCTGCGCACGCTCGACGCGTCGCCGGCCGGCGAAGCGGGGCTGCGCACGTATGTGGTGAATCTCAAGTATGCGTCGGCGGAAGATCTCGCTTCCGCCATTGGCCAGCTGTTCGGTGTGCAGGTGGCCAACACCAACATCGGATCCCTGAGCGACCGCTCGTTGACCCGGGCCCTCGACAGCTTCCGGGCTCGCGAGACCGAAACGTTCCGCACGCGCAACGCAGCGCTGCCACAGGGTGGCGCCGGCTCCGCCGCCCCCGTAGCCGCCGGAGCGCCGCGCGATTCAGCCGCCGGGTTGCTGGTGGGACGTACGACGGTGGTCGCCAACGGCCCCACCAATGCGCTCGTGATACGGACGGCGCCTCCCAACTTCCCCATGCTGCGGGAAACCATTGACGCGCTGGATATCCGACCGGCGCAGGTGCTGTTCGAGGTGACGATTGCCGAGATCGCGCTGGGACGCGGCTTTGAATTCGGTGTGGATTGGGCCGCGGTGAATCGCGGTGGCGACGTGCAGGGGCAGTTCGGCAACCCGGAAATCCCGGATACCGGATCGACCTCGGCATTGTTGCGGTTGGTTCGACTGGATGGCACGGGCGTCCGCACCCTGTTGCGTGCGATTGCCTCCACCAGCAAGGTGCAGGTGCTGTCCACGCCGGAGATCATTGCGGTCAACAATCGCGAAGCGACCATTCTGGTGGGCAGCAAGGTCCCGTTCATTGCCAGCACCCGCCTGGGCAATGACATCTCCATCGACCGCGCGGTGCAGTACCAGGATGTCGGCACCAAGCTCTCCATTCTGCCCACCATCAACGATGATGGCTATGTCTCGGTGCAGCTGCTGCAGGAAGTCAGCTCCCTCACGCCGCAAACGGTGTCAGCGGCACTCAGCGCGCCCATTATCTCCACGCGCGAAGCCAGTACGCGGGCGGTACTGCGTGATGGACAAACGGTGGTGATTGCCGGCCTCATTGGCGACACGCGTCAGGTGCAGGATCAGGGGATCCCGCTGCTGATGGACATCCCGTACCTCGGCGGACTCTTCCGACGCCAATCCACCACACGGCAGCGCACCGAATTGGCCATCTTCGTGACGCCGTACATCGTGCGTTCCGACACCGATGCCGACGCGATTCGGGAGCGTATTCGCAAGCGGATGGAAGAGAAGTCGCCGGGCGCGTTGAACGACACGCCGGTCAAGCGACCGCCATCGCGCTGA